In the genome of Microplitis demolitor isolate Queensland-Clemson2020A chromosome 5, iyMicDemo2.1a, whole genome shotgun sequence, the window ctgttaaaaatgataaatttggttattaaatttacactttATAACAAAACAATGTTTTacttatagaaaatatatggaaatttttatcgctttaaatttgaaaaatgccATAgtatgctaattttttttaatgaattcctaattaaaaaatatgaaggataaattttactaagtgACAGTATAggaaaatattcgaaaaacaaatttacagGGActtgaaatttcgaaaaaaagatcatttttaaaaaaataaaaaccaaatttcgaataatctatttttgacttcatttaattagtaaatatatactaatttagatttaaagagcagagaaaaaaaatttttcaatttttttataaatcaatgacagaattcaaatttatcattataattaatttaattatatctttCACTTACTCGAATTTGATGATATTAAAGTCAATGAGATATTAGTAgagtgattttaaatttaactctgATGCACTATCGCAGAATGATGATATTAAgtactaaagaaattaaaCACTAAGCTATCTATGATGTAAATATACAACTAACACACAGTTAAAACAGTCAAGCGAATTTCCCACAGTTGGCAGGTGAAATATTTCGTTctaatagaatatatatatgtaaatatgaattttacgTAAGTGAATTTGCTGAGACTGAGTATGCGTTAGCAGAACACATTACATTGCTTCGCAATTGAGGTGTGCTAAATCATTAAGATTCCGTTAGTCGATAGATAAATCTATAGGAATTGATCTAGTCCAGTTTGataatttctttattcatttttaattgttcctGTCTTTTATAGTGACTTAATCATATGAACATAGACTACTTTTATACAGTAGAATCTCCCTAATGTGACACCCGTAGTGTTACACTCTCCCTAAATTTCACAAGAGTCTCTCCCTAATGTTAACAATTACATGACAGGATTTGTTAACACTACGGAATGGTCCTAGACAGGAGTGTTAACATTACGGAGATTTTACTGTAAAGCTTTcatttataagtattttagTATATAATTGGAGTAtagtgaaaatttgaaaaaaaatctcttgaCATAGGGATTGATCGAAAGAATACtcgaaatttgtatttttaaaaaatgcctCTTTACATACGAGAGAAAATCATTCATACGGCATCTAGAGTTGAAATTACGTACCAAGTGCTTCAATACGAgtgtcttttttttcaaagataaaACAGTTTAATACTGAGTACAGACAAACGTGTTTGTACAGTAGCCAGTAATTGTAAGCTAAGATTACGTAcatttgtattaataaaattttatttataaagttaagtatttatttataaataataaataatgtctTTTGCACTGGGAATGTGTGAAACTCCAGGATGTAAGTCCGTAGCAAGTCTCCAGTGCCCGACTTGTCTAAAAATCGGCATTCAAGGCTCATACTTTTGCAGTCAGGTAAATTGAAAAGTATATAAGAATATCTTTTAGGTTAATTATATCacatctatttataattttaacgcTTGAAAGCTTAATTGTTAATGgctttcagataaaaaatttgaatttttttttttaatgatttttaagtactataaatgaatatttttaataaatgataattgttTGTACTAAAACAGGATTGCTTTAAAGGAAGCTGGAAAACACATAAAGTTATTCATGAAATTGCCAGTAAGTTCTATAGACTATttcatgataattatattttttactctgataaatttgaatagaatacaatttttttccctccaaaaaatttaaacaggaaaaactttttttactccaattttTAGCGGCTCATTTTGCCccctattttaatttttattattctctgGGTCATAttgacattaaatatttaaatagagacaaaaaaaaatttttattttacaacgcGGGTCCATTTTTCCCTGCCtgtaatttaatgaattaaaaaaattttagagggTGATACTAAAAAATCATCATCAGATGAATATAATCCATGGCCATCGTATCACTTTACTGGAAAATTACGGCCCTATCCCACACATCCAAAGCGACAGGTATCAGTTACTCCGAAAATAACTCGTCCGGATTACGCGGATCATCCTAAAGGGATTCCGATAAGCGAACAAGCTGTCCGGGGATCGTCCCAGATAAAAATCCTCGATGACGAGGAGATCGAGGGGATGAGAGTCGCATGTAAACTGGGCCGCGAAGTACTTGATGAAGCTGCTAAAGTATGCGACGTCGGGGTAACAACCGCTGAAATAGATCGGGTTGTTTACGAAGCTTGCATCGAGAGGGATTGCTATCCTTCGCCGCTAAACTACCATCAATTCCCAGCTAGCTGTTGTACATCTGTTAACGAGGTTATTTGTCACGGCATACCTGACACTAGGCCACTTCAGGACGGTGACATCTGtaatggtaaatatttattaattaataaatttaatttatttgttttccgACTGGGTGACTGGTTCCctaataaaattgtttgtcCAGTTGATGTCACGGTCTATCACAACGGCTTTCATGGGGATTTAAACGAGACATTTTTAGTCGGCAATGTCAAgccggaaattaaaaaattagttcagGTTACTTACGAGTGCCTGTCAAAAGCTATTGACATTGTTAAGCCTggggaaaaatataaagaaattggcaatattattcaaaaacacGCACAGGCACACGGTTTTAGTGTCGTGCGGAGCTACTGTGGACATGGAATCCATCGATTATTTCATACTGCACCCAGCGTTCCTCATTATGCTagtaagtattatttatttaatacaaaatcaATGTTACTGTCTTATTCGTGACGAAATTTCATgaagtttgagtacccacatcaatatgtttgaaacaaaaaaataaaaaaactaatttttttttttttttttttttttttttttttcttcaaaataagTACTTTGGGGTTATAGAGAATGTGATTGCGAGTAAAATGAGTACtcacatcgatatatttatttaaatatttttttaaagtacaaagtaattaattttgtatgcAATTAATGAGCTAATGAATAGTAGAACGTaatatatcgatgtgggtactcattttacgtggaattttgtcatatatttgaataaaaaatttattttgtcatggaaaaaaatttgataaaaaaaaagtgactattaattaccgtaattatttttttaaaccagaAAATAAAGCTGTGGGAGTGATGAAAGCAGGTCATTGTTTCACAATCGAGCCGATGATATCTCAAGGTACTTGGCGCGATGAAACGTGGCCAGACCATTGGACCGCAGTGACGGCTGACGGACAGTGGTCAGCACAATTCGAACAGACTCTTCTCGTGACTGACACCGGCTGTGACATTCTGACCAAGCGTCGCACAAATGACGGCCGTCCATGGTTCTTTgaccaattaaaaaattagtcgcTCAAAATCAAACGTTTTTTGTTACAACTTAAAAACTtcgaaattaatttgaaacttATCCTCCGTCATTTACAttcactaaatttatttaattcccgcCAATAACAATTTGTGccttcccattaaattttttatcacgttaacaattttttaattaatatttataatcaactataaataaataaattttaataattcaataaataaataaaatattttattgtctttaattaattaaataaataaataaataattaattaacgtaTTTACAAAGCATCccttcaacaaataaataattataataaatatattaatttataattataaaatatcaagtctccatttttttttatttatttctaatgcGCGAACCAAATTCCGAATTTTCCAAACTTGCCTCATCTTCTGGCGCCGCAGTCGTTTTCCCGTTTATTGGTTCACTTATTTCATATTCATACTCATCAGAttcttcatcatcattattattattttttttatcattattcttATGAGAGTTATTAGAGTTATCTTGAGTATCGGGAATCATAATTCTCAAAGGTCTTGACTTATTTTCTTGAgtttcttcttctttctttCGTTCCTGTTGTCTTTGTTCCAACAATCCTTCTCTTTCGAAATGTTTGTCAGCTTCctcctacaaaaaaaaaaattaactacactgaaaaaatgataaaataaaaataatccaaaatttgagtttttattttcgctTCACTATTTTTCGCTGATTTTTTTCGGGTTAAATCGCCTCTACAAATTATATGTACGCgaaaatggaataaaaaacaCACTTTTGTAAAGAGGACATTGTAACCCACAAGTTTGATGCTAATTAAAGTTGATAAACTTCGATATTAATCTCGAAAAgttgattcaaaattaaatttccatcgCCTTGGGTATAATTGCGGCCTTTGTTTTGTCTAGATTATTAATATAACTTGACTTGAAATGGCCGCAATTTGTTAGATAAAATGCCCTGTTTATGTGAGTGactatttttctgtttttattGCATTGTATGAGGGGCAAAAAGGAATTAGTCAttgtaaaatgttaaaaaaaaaatgaacaaaccTGTTCACGTTGAATTTGTTGTTGTCGGTAATGTTGTCTGTAGCGTTTCTGTGCACTGGCTCTCTGCCTTATCAACAGTCTTTGTTTTTGCAGTTCATCAGAATCAAAAGGAACATCATCAATTTCTTCACTGACTTGATAATTTCCTCGATGATTGTTTGGCATCGGTTGATCATTTTGTTCTTCACTAAATTGTCCTAAACGTttatgttgttgttgttgttgttgttgttgttgttgttgttgttgttgttgttgttgttgttgctgttgttgttgttgttgttgttgttgttgttgttgttgttgttgttgttgttgttgttgttgttgttgttgttgttgctgtaaCCGCGAAATCAGATGACTATTGACACTACCAGCAGCCGCTAGTGCTGCCAATTTTTCCGCAGTCTCTCTGTTCGGTAACGTCGTGTAGTAATTTGCGATTTCgtcattattaaaatagtgCGGGTTCATCTGGTTGACATTAGCGCTCGCCGCTTCTTCGAAATCAATGTTGTTTTCTGGTTCAATTGGTTCGTGGAAACGTACATTGTTCGTATGATCTTGTTGCTTTTgaaattgttgttgttgttcttgttgttgtttttggaatttatgttgttgttgttcttgttgttgttggaattgttgttgctgttgttgtaaattataatcaacATTACTTGATTCATAATCTTGTATcaattgttgttgttgttcatATTGCTGCTGATATTGTTGTTGCTCATATTGTTgctgatgttgttgttgttcatgttgctgctgctgttgttgttgttgttgttgctgttgttgttgctgttgttgttgctgttgttgttgctgttgttgttgttgttgattaTCCtgttcattataattaaacgaTTGCATTTTAGGTGGAGAAAATgttgattgatttatttctgaataaatatttctttgagaattttgttgttgttgttgttgttgtagctgctgttgttgttgagAAATTTGTTGTTGTAAAGATGAATATTGTTGGTCTTGTTGTTGAGGAAAGCTATTAAACAATTCATAAAGTTTATCAGCTGATATTGGTGGTCCAGCAACACCCGGATGTCCAATGTGTAAATCtgattgttgttgttgttgttgttgttgctgttgaaGCAGCTGTAGTTGAATATCTTGTGAAACAATATCAGGGTTGTTTAGATGATATTCAGCAGGCAATTGTGGGTTCAACGTGGCTTGAGCTGTTGCAGGAAAGCCCACGTGTAGAGAACTGTGTAAGTTTGTTTGCATTGGGAGGTTTGTTTGAACAATGGGAATGTTTGTTTGGAGAGGATGGTTCGGTTGAACGGGAATGTTAGATTGGCTGTAGGGCTGCAGAGGGCCGTTTGGGTGTCCAGCGCGAGAAATCGGAGGATGGTTCAGGTAGATGTCGTTGGCTGCTTGGTCCACATTGGGACCAGTCGGTAAGCGCGAAGATTCAAATTCCGCAGAGTAATATTGCGTTGCAGGTGTAGGATATTCTTGAGGATGATTTAGCATCCGTTCATTGGCTTCTGTTACTTCGTAAGTATTTTGCGACACAGTTGCGCTGGTTACTGGACGTTGTTTTACAGTCTGCGAGTTATGGATCTCGTAAGATTCCTGGGAACCTAAATTATAAAGTCAATTAGCAAATTTGAGTAAGAAATTTTGGACAAAGAGcataaatagataatagataattaataccTTGGGAATGAGAGTTATAATCAGATTCTGACTGAAATCGTTGGTAATCATCCTGATGACTTTCTGGTCTGTTATTTTCATCAGGATTTATCGGTTTGTCGGCGATGCTCAAATTCGGCGCGGGAATCGTGTGAATCGGTCCGCGGTCATCGTCAAACCCACCGCGGTGAGTTGGTGGCAAGACGACGGCTTCTGGACGATATTCTGGACTATACTCTGGTTTGTTTACAACCGGAAATTCTTTAATTGGTACCCGCTGAGGTACTACGACATTTGGGACTGCATTCATTACTGGCATTGGATTTTTCCATGCTGTTGATGGTGCCAAGACTATTGGTCTCCTTAATCTagttgaattgaatttaattactattagacttaaatttttaaaactaaaattacataCCTGTAGTTATTGGGTTTATAGAAAGGCCTCTTTAGTGGCCCAggataaatattgttatttttatttatctgaaTAGTATTTCCCATGGAAACCCGGTGACCTATTGGCCATGATTTTTTGTACATTTGAGGGGGCGTTGGTGAAGGTGGCAGAGGTCTGCGAACTTTGTATCTAGCTTCACTTACGCAAATACATATTGCCAGTAGCCACGGCAACCAATTGAGTGTCTAAtagaaaacaagaaaaaaatcgtgCTGACATTTACAGGCTTTATGTCTTCTaagatttatattaaataaaaaaagtaaagctGTCATtgaattaatcataaaatttcctgaagtttgagtacccacatcattatttttgcgacacaaaaaaaaagtcaaaaattttattttttagttattttttgaaaataagtatTTCTACCGTACAGAGGGCTTGATTGcgagtaaaatgagtacccacatcaatacatttagataaatatttatttaagttaattaaaaaaaattaattaacaaataaatgagTTAATTAACACTTGAACGTAATGTATCGTtatgggtactcattttacgcGGAATTTCATCAGCTACTCGAATATGaagtcaatttatttttgaaaaaattttagtttgataTAATCACAAATtactggtttttttttttttaaatgaaaaatattgtatttaattggaaattattcgtgttaataataaatttgattaatgtTAAAAGTCTTTGAAGAAGTATGTACACTTAAAGTAAGATGTGATTACAAGATACCATCCGATTTAAGTAGGACATCGTGCTACATCCACGTGATGGGAAAAGCGTACTACCGTATTGCATAccgtgtttttatttttatatttttctctataTTTTACACATCAATATACTATACAGTAAATTCGAAATGAAATTCCATTCCAATCGTTTTACTGCAACGCGACACAAGACACATCAGATAAGTAGATAAATAAAGAGTAAATAGTTAAGAGTTAGGAGTTTAGTTGAGCCAGCATAAGATGAAGCGAGAGTTTACCAGTAATTTAACTCCCTGGAATACTACGTACATTGAATCTAAAATAAACGGAAAACTATTTCAGGAATTTTCGctgacgttaaaaaaaaatttatttatttatttaatggagtctaattattgtaatgataatgaaatttttttttttattttacaagagaaaatagagaaaaaatttttattatcaaaagaTTGAGTACAGTTTTagaaacttaataattataattttatctatttatttttttcttatatatatttttatttatgagatGTTTGTTAATCTAATGGTATAGCTTTCATCGTGACTTGCGTGTTTTATTGAaactttatttgaataaattcaagtaagaaagttttttttttcgatatcatcatgattttaatttattatagaaaatttttctttactaattaatatattttgttgatgATGTTCAGTATAAAAGAAATCAGGGTACAATGGGTcactatataaataattaaatttttttttgtgacttaaattataaaaataaattacaaaaaaattttttccaaatttttaggGTGGCCATTTTGCCCCAGCCTCCTTCAACtctcacaaaaaatttatggatttaATGTAAAAAGTTAAGTcagttttcttttaaatttttatgaaatatcaaattaattttaaaaaataatttcctacACAAGaaagtactttaataatactttaagtctttataattaaatataaataacttttctcAACGTTAAGgtcttaaaaagtataaatatatttttctcatcatcaataaaataaataattcgttaaaagttattcaagttagattaaaaatatatttaattagcgCAGTCGCGCAACAAAAGCTATAATCACCGGGACAACGAAAAAACGCGTAGGCTATAGTGCAATCAGTCGTTAGATTATAGTTATTCAATGAAtagcaaattaattaaaacaattattctGTCATCTCTACTCACTTCCATTCGATTGTGTTACAAACGTAACGTTACCTCCTGTCTTTCGCACCAATACCAATAGCAATaccatattaaataatttattttgttgtaattatttgtgacgagacaatagaataaaaaaaatttttgtttgaatttgttttaattactataCTTAGCAAACACTAATACcttgtaattaattcatttatcagATTACTCAATACatccataattaattaatataacaataatttattttattaatacactGGCTGACATCCGGTccatttagaaattttttttgtggtaTTCCATTAACCCAatgctcaaattttcagaacgttaattttaaattttatatttgctaattgtaaattaaaattgcgGAGTAAATGTGGAGGGGgtgattgtttatttatttatttaatttcgtcAAAATGGAATTAACTCCTAAAAAgagtttgttttaatattagtGGGTAAAATAGAGACTTTGGCGTTTTTTGAAACCTTGGCTAAAAATTTGGCAATGTTAAAGAGAACCATCTGGCCTTACGGAATGGAAAGGTAGATTTCTCAtttagatacaaaaaaatttcaaacacccacaaaattatgtaataaataataaaaaactttgattATTATATCAAATAAGATACTTATTTGAAGCTACAACATGAATATTTCAAGGAATTGAGGTATGTTATATCATTCCGGTTATTAGAAGACTGAGCTGCAAAAatgagctttttttttttttttttgaaattttcgatatcatcaaattgttagaaaagatgtttcaaaaaatcacgTGTTACAGTGAAACTTAAAGCTAatcgttcaaattttgagatactttttacagaattgagttatcattttcggttcaaaatttattttaggataaagccagaaaattcatttctatgaaaatcaaaaaaatttcaaacatctATAACTTCCAAACTAATGGACCGATTGGGCTCATCTTTGAACTCGGTCAAGGTAACCGTCcaataaataagtgtataaaatttcattaagatccgttAAGAATTGCGGGCGCTATCGTAATAATAAGGCgcgttatattgtatatatatatgtgcatacatatataaacttttgagtggatggtattttttgactctacgaggtaaaataatatatatggtagcaaaattttttgaaaatttgatcatgagaaaaattgtttttaaattgtcatttaCTCTACagctgcccaatttcaaaacacaataactaagaaaaaaaaaattttgaaatatgcaTTGAATCAAGTTCACGAGACTCCACTGGAACTAAAAGTACcaaaaattcgaatttgaaaaatttgtcagactgtgttttgaaattaggCAGCCGTCTAATCCGTTTCCTCTCGAAACTCAAAATCGTAgtaaatgcggatttaaataaaattctgatTACTCTGAAATTATTtctctgaaaaaataaaccccctatttactccgtatgtaaagtaatttttttagactcGAGAACTTCGAGTGACGGCGTGaatttcgatttaaataaaatctgaagtagttcaaaatttttcgtagtgtagcaataaattttgacaACTTAAGTATAACTTCTTTTGAAAGGCGgcaatatttgaaattttaaattacaaattaatatgacattactttgaataaattatttaaataacatactaAAGgtcatgatttttaatttaatttaattaagtttagTTTTTATCACCAAATGCACTATCGAATTTTCTTAaccatattaattaaataataataataataattaaaaaaaaaaaattaacttaccttcatttcaaaaaacaattaaatccTTCGTAATGATTTAAATCCTTTAAATAACGAAAatcaaagtataaaaaaaaaaaataagtattatttattaaaaatttaaagttattggAGATCGTGCTGTAAGGAAGCACTGATCGTTCTGCAGACAATTAGGTCATTGTCCTTCATTTATACGTGAGTCGAACCggtgtattttattgtatattatgtatatatcacTCTTTTTCCTCTCCTTCCCTTCCCTTCTCTTCGCTTCCATTTCCACccaataaatacaaatatatgacgTACAGTATAGACCTAGGCTTCATTAGTTGGACTAATAATGTGTTGTCATCCGAGaagtattgatttaaaaaaaaaaaaaaaaaatcaagagaTGATTGAATTGAGaagtaaattaatcaattagttaatttttgtcGATATTTATATCGATAGCTCTCGGATATATTTGATGTAGAGATGTCTATTTTATTGAAGAATTAAATCGTTGGATATCGAAGTAGATTAATAGGTcatgtatattaattatcacaaGTATTTTCGCTTTCACATACGTGCGTATTAATTTTAagcgtaataaaaattatcgaatttCATTTACTTGCGGTAGTCTTTCGACGAAGagacgatttttaaattttatttttaaaaaaaataatcactgatgatttttaacagacgtatattttttcaatttatgatactttaatatgaaaaaataaaatacaagttACCTCACTATTACttcatatttttactcaaaataatttttttactccacttatatttttttttcaaaataaatccaTCTATTGGCATCTCTCTCTCTAACTCAATTTACCCATGACTCCCAAAAGTAATCcgattatcaaaaatttttatcggaaaaaaatcatttcatcaaatttcgtataaaaaaaaaaacaattaaatgatGAGTGGGAATATAACAGCCATTACACAAACTTATAACTGTAaattaatagagtaaataattttttaaaaaatatttataaaaaatgcacttattaattttttaattttttaaatgcccattttttaaaaattttattttattaattatttactctatttatttataactttaatttGCCTGTCTGCTATATTGACACTCTTATTAAATAAcatcaatttcatttattataattaatatttaaacaaattaaatatttataagctACTAGGTCATATTCTGCACTGACCTAAagttgatacaaaaaaataaaatcaaaatttgatacttTTTCTGAAATCGCATTTCCGTACACACGAACATATAAACTACGGATGTACGGATTCGATTTTCCGGCATAAATATCAGTCTAAATCGATCTACCCacacagaaaaatatatattcaggAATATATGCCAGCAAAATAGCATACATACGACAATACTAAAGATATAAGCCggatatatactattttcccgggatatatattttttcgtgcggGTACA includes:
- the LOC103579410 gene encoding putative mediator of RNA polymerase II transcription subunit 26 isoform X1, with the translated sequence MYVVFQGVKLLTLNWLPWLLAICICVSEARYKVRRPLPPSPTPPQMYKKSWPIGHRVSMGNTIQINKNNNIYPGPLKRPFYKPNNYRLRRPIVLAPSTAWKNPMPVMNAVPNVVVPQRVPIKEFPVVNKPEYSPEYRPEAVVLPPTHRGGFDDDRGPIHTIPAPNLSIADKPINPDENNRPESHQDDYQRFQSESDYNSHSQGSQESYEIHNSQTVKQRPVTSATVSQNTYEVTEANERMLNHPQEYPTPATQYYSAEFESSRLPTGPNVDQAANDIYLNHPPISRAGHPNGPLQPYSQSNIPVQPNHPLQTNIPIVQTNLPMQTNLHSSLHVGFPATAQATLNPQLPAEYHLNNPDIVSQDIQLQLLQQQQQQQQQQSDLHIGHPGVAGPPISADKLYELFNSFPQQQDQQYSSLQQQISQQQQQLQQQQQQQNSQRNIYSEINQSTFSPPKMQSFNYNEQDNQQQQQQQQQQQQQQQQQQQQQQQQQQQQHEQQQHQQQYEQQQYQQQYEQQQQLIQDYESSNVDYNLQQQQQQFQQQQEQQQHKFQKQQQEQQQQFQKQQDHTNNVRFHEPIEPENNIDFEEAASANVNQMNPHYFNNDEIANYYTTLPNRETAEKLAALAAAGSVNSHLISRLQQQQQQQQQQQQQQQQQQQQQQQQQQQQQQQQQQQQQQQQQQQQQQHKRLGQFSEEQNDQPMPNNHRGNYQVSEEIDDVPFDSDELQKQRLLIRQRASAQKRYRQHYRQQQIQREQEEADKHFEREGLLEQRQQERKKEEETQENKSRPLRIMIPDTQDNSNNSHKNNDKKNNNNDDEESDEYEYEISEPINGKTTAAPEDEASLENSEFGSRIRNK
- the LOC103579410 gene encoding putative mediator of RNA polymerase II transcription subunit 26 isoform X2 produces the protein MKTLNWLPWLLAICICVSEARYKVRRPLPPSPTPPQMYKKSWPIGHRVSMGNTIQINKNNNIYPGPLKRPFYKPNNYRLRRPIVLAPSTAWKNPMPVMNAVPNVVVPQRVPIKEFPVVNKPEYSPEYRPEAVVLPPTHRGGFDDDRGPIHTIPAPNLSIADKPINPDENNRPESHQDDYQRFQSESDYNSHSQGSQESYEIHNSQTVKQRPVTSATVSQNTYEVTEANERMLNHPQEYPTPATQYYSAEFESSRLPTGPNVDQAANDIYLNHPPISRAGHPNGPLQPYSQSNIPVQPNHPLQTNIPIVQTNLPMQTNLHSSLHVGFPATAQATLNPQLPAEYHLNNPDIVSQDIQLQLLQQQQQQQQQQSDLHIGHPGVAGPPISADKLYELFNSFPQQQDQQYSSLQQQISQQQQQLQQQQQQQNSQRNIYSEINQSTFSPPKMQSFNYNEQDNQQQQQQQQQQQQQQQQQQQQQQQQQQQQHEQQQHQQQYEQQQYQQQYEQQQQLIQDYESSNVDYNLQQQQQQFQQQQEQQQHKFQKQQQEQQQQFQKQQDHTNNVRFHEPIEPENNIDFEEAASANVNQMNPHYFNNDEIANYYTTLPNRETAEKLAALAAAGSVNSHLISRLQQQQQQQQQQQQQQQQQQQQQQQQQQQQQQQQQQQQQQQQQQQQQQHKRLGQFSEEQNDQPMPNNHRGNYQVSEEIDDVPFDSDELQKQRLLIRQRASAQKRYRQHYRQQQIQREQEEADKHFEREGLLEQRQQERKKEEETQENKSRPLRIMIPDTQDNSNNSHKNNDKKNNNNDDEESDEYEYEISEPINGKTTAAPEDEASLENSEFGSRIRNK
- the LOC103579411 gene encoding methionine aminopeptidase 1, with the protein product MSFALGMCETPGCKSVASLQCPTCLKIGIQGSYFCSQDCFKGSWKTHKVIHEIAKGDTKKSSSDEYNPWPSYHFTGKLRPYPTHPKRQVSVTPKITRPDYADHPKGIPISEQAVRGSSQIKILDDEEIEGMRVACKLGREVLDEAAKVCDVGVTTAEIDRVVYEACIERDCYPSPLNYHQFPASCCTSVNEVICHGIPDTRPLQDGDICNVDVTVYHNGFHGDLNETFLVGNVKPEIKKLVQVTYECLSKAIDIVKPGEKYKEIGNIIQKHAQAHGFSVVRSYCGHGIHRLFHTAPSVPHYAKNKAVGVMKAGHCFTIEPMISQGTWRDETWPDHWTAVTADGQWSAQFEQTLLVTDTGCDILTKRRTNDGRPWFFDQLKN